From Strix uralensis isolate ZFMK-TIS-50842 chromosome 1, bStrUra1, whole genome shotgun sequence, a single genomic window includes:
- the FRRS1L gene encoding DOMON domain-containing protein FRRS1L — translation MAVRSRGAWRRLLLLLLLAGSAASPAEEGGGRREAGGGEHGEEAARPHHDSSYGTFASEFYDLRYLSEEGYPFPTAPPVDPFAKIRVDDCGKTKGCFRYGKPGCNAETCDYFLSYRRIGADVEFELSADTDGWVAVGFSSDKKMGGDDVMACVHDDNGRVRIQHFYNVGQWAKEIQRNPARDEEGVFENNRVTCRFKRPVYVPREETIVDLHLSWYYLFAWGPAIQGSITRHDIDSPPVSERVVSIYKYEDIFMPSAAYQTFSSPFCLLLIVALTFYLLMGTP, via the exons atggcggtGCGGAGCCGCGGCGCttggcggcggctgctgctgctgctgctcctggccgGCTCCGCCGCCAGCCCGGCGGAggagggcggcgggaggcgggaggcgggcggcggggagcacGGCGAGGAGGCGGCGCGGCCCCACCACGATTCCTCGTACGGCACCTTCGCCAGCGAGTTCTACGACCTGCGCTACCTCTCCGAGGAGG GTTACCCTTTCCCTACTGCTCCTCCTGTGGATCCATTTGCAAAAATCAGAGTGGATGACTGTGGAAAAACCAAGGGATGCTTCAG GTACGGTAAACCTGGATGCAATGCGGAGACCTGTGACTACTTTCTAAGTTACCGTAGAATAGGAGCTGATGTTGAATTCGAGTTGAGTGCCGATACCGATGGCTGGGTGGCAGTGGGGTTTTCCTCAGACAAGAAAATG GGAGGAGATGATGTCATGGCTTGTGTTCATGATGATAATGGAAGAGTCCGAATACAGCACTTCTATAATGTCGGTCAGTGGGCTAAAGAAATCCAGAGAAATCCTGCTAGAGATGAAGAAGGGGTTTTTGAAAACAATCGTGTAACATGTCGATTCAAGCGTCCTGTATATGTTCCCCGAGAGGAAACCATCGTAGATCTGCACTTGAGTTGGTACTATCTGTTTGCTTGGGGCCCAGCAATTCAGG GTTCTATAACTCGCCATGATATAGACTCACCACCCGTATCAGAGCGTGTTGTCAGTATTTACAAGTATGAAGATATTTTCATGCCATCAGCTGCCTATCagaccttctcttctccattctGCTTGCTCCTCATTGTTGCACTGACCTTCTATTTATTGATGGGAACCCCATGA